In the genome of Verrucomicrobium sp., the window GGCCGGACTGCTCCAGCGTCTCGCTGCGGAAGCCGAAGACGTTGCGCACGATCGTCCAGCCGTCGAAAGGGGGGATCGGGATCAAGTTCAGGAGGGAAAGGAAGACGGAGACGTAGGCGAAGAGGTAGGCCAGCTTCTGCCACGGGGAGTGGGCCGGGATCAGCCAGGTCAGCACGGCGCAGGTGAGGAGGGCCACCAGCAGGTTGGCCAGCGGGCCGGCCAGGGCGATGAGGATCTCGTCCCGGCGCGGACGGCGCAGGTTGAGGGGATCGACGGGCACCGGCCGCCCCCAGCCAAAGAGTCCGCCGGAGAGGACCAGGATGTTCAGCGCCGGGATGATGATGGTGCCCAGCAGGTCGATGTGGCTGCGCGGGTCGAGGGTCAGCCGCCCCTCCTGCTCCGCCGTGTCGTCCCCCAGCCGGTAGGCGGCCCAGGCGTGCGCGGCCTCGTGGAAGGAGACCAGCGGGATGAACATCAGGAAAATGTAAAAGTGATCGAGCATTGGGCCGGGTTGGGGAAGGTGGAAAAATCCCGCCGGGTTGGCAAGCGGGAAGACTCGATTGACTCTCCTTTTGACTCCCACTACAAACGGGGCGCCTATGCGCCTCTCTTACGCCCTGCTGCTCGCCGGCCTTTTTCTCCTTGGTCCGGCCTCTTCGTGGGCGGGTGAGGAGCTGGCCAAGCAGCCGGAGACGAAGGGCAAGACGGATGGCCCCGCCGTCCTGGCCGGCATCGACGTGCTGGAGGCCAACCATTTCCAGGGCCTGGAAGGCAAGCGCGTCGGCCTCCTGACGAACCAGTCCGCCGTCGACGGCCACGGCCTCTCCACCATCGAGGTCTTCCGCCGCGCGCCGAACGTGAAGCTCACCGCCCTCTTCTGCCCGGAGCACGGCCTCTACGGGGCGACGACGGCGGGCGCGCCCGTCCAGTCCAGCGTCGACGTGGGCACCGGCCTGCCCATTTACTCCCTCTACGACGACGCCCGCAAGCCCACGCCGGAAATGCTGAAGAACATCGACGTGATGGTCTTCGACATCCAGGACATCGGCGTCCGCAGCTACACCTTCATCAGCACCCTGGGCCTGGCCATGGAGGCCTGCGGCGAGGCCGGCATCGAGTTCTACGTCCTGGACCGGCCCAACCCCCTGGGCGGCGACCGCATCGAGGGCATGCCGCTCAACCCCAATTTCCGCTCCTTCGTCGGCATGTGGGACATCCCCTACGTCCACGGCATGACCGTCGCCGAGCTGGCCTGGATGATCCACGGGGAGAAGTGGATCAAGAAGCGCCCGCCGCTCACCGTCGTCCCCATGCGCGCCTGGCGCCGCTTCATGCAATGGGAGGACACCGGCATGGACTGGGTGCCGCCTTCCCCGCACATCCCCACCGTGGAAAGCGCCTTCGGCTACGCCGTCACCGGCCTCTGGGGCGAATTCCCCGACCTGAACAACGGCGTCGGCTACACCACCCCCTTCAACCTCCTGGGCGCCGCCAAGCTCGATCCCTTTCCCCTGCAGAAGGCCCTCGCCGCGCGGGACCTGCCGGGCTTCGCCTTCCAGGCCGCCTATTACCGGCCTTACTACGGCCCGTCGAAGGACCTTCTCCTGGGCGGCGTCCGCGTCCTCTATAAAGACCGGGCCAAGGCCAACCTGATGCAGGGCGCCATGGTCTTGATGGAAGAGATGCAGAAAGCCTCCGGGCGCAACTTCTTCCAGTCCCTCACGCCGGAAAAGGCCGCCTTCTTCGACAAGCTCTGCGGCGGTGATACCGTCCGCCTCCACTTCCTGGCGGGCAAGCCCGCGCAGGAGCTGGTCGACAGCTGGGAGCCCTACCTCCTCGACTTCCGCGCCCGCCGCGCCAAATACCTCCTCTACCGCAGCTACCTGCCCCTGGCCCATCCCGTAAAGGCCGCCCCGCACCAGGTGGCCAAGCCGGAGCCCGTGCCGCTGCCGACGCCGGCCAATCCGCCCGCCAAGGCCGCCGCCCCACTCCCGGTTCCCGTCTCCGAGGTTCCTCTGCCCGCGCCCGCCCCGGAACCCGTGGCGAAGGCCCAGGCCGTCCCCGAGCCGGTGGCCAAGGCCCAAGCCGTGCCCACCCCGCCGCCCGTGCCCAAGCCGAAGCCGGAAACGGTCAAGCGCGCCACCGCCGTGCCGCCCCCTGCGCCCCCTCCGGAGCCGGTCAAGAAGGCGATCGCCGCGCCCGCCATGCCCGCTCCCGCTCCGGCCCCGCAGCCCGTCGTCCCCGCCAAGCCCGTCACGCCGCCTCCGGCTCCGGCCCAGCCCGCCGTGACGCTGCCGCCGCCGGTCCCGCCCCCGGCCCCCACGCCGGTCATCATCGAGCCCGCCCCGCGCGCGCCCATGCCCGCCGCCACCGCGCCTGCTCCGGCTCCCGCACCCGTGGTTCCGGCCCCGGCTCCCGTCGTCCCGGCCACGCCGCCTCCGGCTCCCCGCCTGACGCCGCCCGCCGCCGCGCCGCGCCCGGCGGAGCCCACCGTCACCATCTTCCCGCCGCAGGTGATGAGCCCGCAGGCCCCGCTGCGCGGCGCGCCCGCCGACGGAGCCTCCGCGCCCGCCGCCGGCGGCCAGGTCCCTTCCACCAACGCGCCCGCGCCGACGATGGAGCCCCTCCCGCCGCCGCCTGACTTCATCGGACAGTGAAAAAAACCTTCCAGATCGTCTTCACCGACTTGAGCGCGGCCGAAATGGCCACGCTGCCCACCCTGCTCCAGCTCGATATCCTCGGCCAGTTCGAGGCGGGCGCCCTGCCGGAGGAGGCCGAGGCGGCCGACGCGGAGAAATTCGGCCGCGTCGAAGGGCAGGGGCGCTCCCTCAACCGCTTCCGCGCGGGCGATTACCGTATCTATTACGAGGTGGCCCCGCGCGAGCGCAGCCTCCTCATCCGCCGGGTGCTCCACAAGAACACCCTCAAAGACTTTCTCTTCCGCTCCAACCTCCCCGGCGCGGGTGAGGATGAGGCGCTCCAGGACAATCCCGATTTCTGGAAGATGATGGATGAGCGGAAGTAATTCCGCCCTGCCTCCCGCCTTTCGCCGTCTCCTCCTGGTCCTGGGCATCGTCCTGGGCTATCTCCTCCTCCTTTGGCTGGCGCGCAACGTGCCGCTCTCCTTCCGGGGCGGGCCGCAAGGCGCGTCCGGATCCCCCCTGGGCGTGGAACTGGCCGCGCCGCCCCCGCCGCCCGCGGAAAAGCGGGTCACTGTCCCCAGCCGCCTGGCTCCCGCGGCGTCCCTCTCCGCTTCCGCCACTGTCTCCGCCCCCGTTTCCGCGGCGGCCACGGCGGATGGCGCCTCCTCCTCGCCCGGCCCGGCCAGTCCCGCGCAGGTCTACGGCGCGGTCACGGCCGCCCACCGCTTCGTCTATTTGATCGACGTTTCCGGCAGCATGCTGATGGAGGGGCCGAACGGGCGTTCCCGGTTCGACCGGGCGGTGGAGGAAATCCGCCGCGCCCTGGAAGCGCTGCCGCCGGAAGCGGCCTTCGACGTCATCTTCTTCGCCGACCGGCCCCTGCTTCTCTCCCCCTCCTTCATCCTGGCGGACGCCGAGGCCAAGCAGCGGGCCTACGCCTTCCTGGGAAACCTGCCGGACCTGGGCGGCGGAACGAATTTGGAAGAGGGCCTGGCCGCCGCCCTCCGCCTGGGGCCGGAGGTCATCTTCCTTTTGACCGACGGCGGCGCGAACGAGCCCGACTGGAAGCTGCTGCGCGCCGTGCGCCAGATGGAGGACGCCGCTCCGGCGCCCGCGCGGCTCTACGCCTTCGGACTGGCCAACCCGATGGACCCGGACGACGCGCGCCTCCTGCAGAAGCTCTGCCGGCAGAGCGGCGGCTCGTATCAAAGCGTGGACCCGGCGACGAGTTGGCGATAGAGTCCGGGACTTCATGGAAAGTCTTCTCTTCATCCGGGACCTGGCGGTGGTCCTCCTCGTCGCGGCGGCCATCGGCGCCCTCTTCCGCAAGCTCGGGCTTTCCCTGGTCGTCGGCTACCTGGTGGCGGGCCTCATCATCGGCCCCCACACGCCGCCCTTTTCCCTGGTTTCCGACGTGCACCGGATCGAGACGCTTTCCCAATTGGGCCTCGTCTTCCTCATGTTCTTCGTCGGCCTGGAGCTTTCCCTCCGCCGTATCCGCCGCCTGGGCATCTCCCTGGTCCTGGCCACCGGGCTGACCGCCTTCCTCGTCTTCCACCTGACCAAGATCCTGGCCGCCTCCCTGGGCTGGGGACCCACGCCCGGCCTGGTGCTGGCCTCCATGCTGATGGTCTCCAGCTCCGCCATCATCACCAAGACCCTCTCGGAAGCGGGGCTCACCCACGAGACCTTCGCCCAGCGCGCCCTGGGCATGATGATCCTGGAAGACGTCGTGGCCGTGGTGATGCTCACCCTCATCACCGCCCGCGTCTCTGCGGAGGGGGCCTCCGCCAACCTGGGGCGGGTCATGGGCCTTCTGGGCGGCTTCGTCGTCCTGCTCATCGTCGTCGGCCTCCTCGTCGTGCCGCGCTTCCTGCGGCGGCTGGCAAAGGCCTCCGACGCCGACCTGAAGGTCTCCGTCGTCGCCGGTGTCCTCATGGGGGCGGCCTTCCTGGCCGCCTGGGCGGGCTACTCCGTCGCGCTCGGCGCGTTCCTTTTGGGCGTGGTGGTGGCGGAAACCCCCTTCCGGGACCGCGTGGAGCGCGCCTTCGTCGGCGTGCAGGGGATGTTCGCCGTCATCTTCTTCGTCTCCATCGGCATGCTGATCGACTGGCACCAGCTCATCGCCCACGCGTGGCTGATCCTGGGCGTCTCCATCTTCTCCATCCTGGTGCGCGTCGGCTGCGCCACGGGGGCCCACATCCTCTCCGGACGGACGGTGACGGGGGCCTTCCGCACCGCCCTGGTCGTCACGCCGATCGGTGAATTCTCCTACATCATCGCGCAGGTCGGCGTCTCCAGCCACAAAGTGCCGGACTACTTCTACAGCCTGGCCGTCGGCATCTCCGCCGTCACTGCATTCACCGCGCCGATCCTGCTGCGCTTCTCGGAACCGCTGGCGGAACGCTTTGACCAGATCCAGCCCAGCTGGGTCCGCCATTTCCTCACCATCTACCGCGGCTGGCTGGAGGCCGCCTCCCACAGCCTGAAGCGGAACAATTTCTGGATCCTGACCCGCCCGCGCATCACGCAGGTGACGGTGGAAATCCTCCTGCTGGTCGGCGTCCTCGGCTTCTCCCCGCTGGTCCGGCAGACCCTGGGAGAAATGGAGCAGCAGGCCGTCTGGCTCGACGGCAACGGCGACCTCATCAACGGCGCCTACTGGCTAGTAGTCTTCTCCGTCTCCCTGGGGTTGGCCGTGGCGATCTGGCGGAACCTGGCCGCCATGAGCATGATCCTGAGCGAGACGGCTTTCCCCGATCCGGGTTCCCGCCTGCGCGGCGTGGCGGAGGGCGCCATCCAGTGCGGCGCGGCCATCGGCCTCATCTTCCTCTTCTGGGTCGCCATGCCGTTCCCGCTCTCCGGCTGGTGGAGCGTGGCCGTCCTCGTCGCCTCCGTGGCGCTCTTCCTCCTCTTCTTCTGGCGGCGGCTCATCCGCTGGCACAGCCACTTCCTCTATTCCTTCAACAACGCGCTGAGCGAAAAATCGGGCCGCCAGGTCATCCAGCCCGCCTCCGTCGACGAGAGCGACTGGGGCGTGGAACTGGTCGAAATCACCCTGCCGGAAGGCGCTCCCTACGCGGGCCAGAGCCTGCGGGAGCTGGACCTGCGCAACCAATTCAACTGCATCGTCGTCGAAGTGGAGCGCCAGGGCTTCGAGATTCCCAACCCCGGTCCCGACGTCCAGCTCTACCCGGGGGACAAGCTCCTCCTCCTGGGCAACGACCTCTCCATCGGCCGCACGCGCTCTTTCCTGGAACAGAGCAGCTCCCCGACCGACGCGACGCGCAGTTTCGCGGAAAACACGCTGGAGACGATCGTCGTGCCGGAGGAAAGCCGCCGTCTGACCCAATCGCTGGCGCAGCTCCGCATCTTCACGGAAACCGGCGTGCAGGTCCTGGGCATCCGCCGCGGAGCGACGACGCTGCTCAATCCCGGCGGATCGGAAATGCTCCAGCCGGGAGACCGTCTCCTCATCCTCGCCCCCTTGGCCGAAATCCGGCGCTTCGGGGCCTGGCTGCTGGGGTAGGGGACTTTTACTTTCTTTTCGGGAAAAGGAGAAAGGCCTGGATTCCTGGTCGGCCTGTGGCATAGACGGTGACCTTTAAGGGTATAAACATGAAAAAAGCCGTCTTCCTGATCGCCTTCCTCGCCTGCATCTGGAGCCTTTCCCCTCTGCCGCTCCGCGCCCAAGAGACGGCGCCCGCCACCGGGCCCTCCCTGGAACAGCGCGTCGCCGACCTGGAGGCCTACGTCAACAACGCCCAGGCCGGCACCGACGGGAAAGCCTCCTGGAAGACGAACCTCTCCTCCGGCCCCGGCCACAACGCCTGGCTGATGACCTCCGCCGCCTTCGTCCTCCTCATGACCCTGCCCGGCCTGGCCCTCTTCTACGGAGGCCTGGTGCGGAAAAAGAACGTCCTCTCCGTCCTCGCCCAGTGCTTCTTCTGCGCCGGCATGGTCACCATCCTCTGGTGGGCCGTCGGCTACAGCCTCGTCTTCTCTCATGGAAAGCCCTGGCTGGGCGGCACCCAATTCGCCTTCTTCCACGGCGTCGATTCGGCCCCCAATACCGACTACTCCTACTGGGTCTCCCAGAACGTCTTCGCCATGTTCCAGCTGATGTTCGCCATCATCACCCCGGCCCTCATCATCGGCGCCACGGCGGAACGCCTCAAATTCGGCGCCGTCATGCTCTTCCTCACCGCCTGGATGTTCGTCGTCTACTTCCCCCTGGCCCACATGGTCTGGGGCGCGGACGGCCTCATGAACGGCTGCTTCAACGCCGCCGCCGCCATCAAAGCCATCG includes:
- a CDS encoding site-2 protease family protein encodes the protein MLDHFYIFLMFIPLVSFHEAAHAWAAYRLGDDTAEQEGRLTLDPRSHIDLLGTIIIPALNILVLSGGLFGWGRPVPVDPLNLRRPRRDEILIALAGPLANLLVALLTCAVLTWLIPAHSPWQKLAYLFAYVSVFLSLLNLIPIPPFDGWTIVRNVFGFRSETLEQSGLWWTLGIMAVLLFTPAFSYLNLASDGILLALQHLCGAGRLAS
- a CDS encoding VWA domain-containing protein yields the protein MSGSNSALPPAFRRLLLVLGIVLGYLLLLWLARNVPLSFRGGPQGASGSPLGVELAAPPPPPAEKRVTVPSRLAPAASLSASATVSAPVSAAATADGASSSPGPASPAQVYGAVTAAHRFVYLIDVSGSMLMEGPNGRSRFDRAVEEIRRALEALPPEAAFDVIFFADRPLLLSPSFILADAEAKQRAYAFLGNLPDLGGGTNLEEGLAAALRLGPEVIFLLTDGGANEPDWKLLRAVRQMEDAAPAPARLYAFGLANPMDPDDARLLQKLCRQSGGSYQSVDPATSWR
- a CDS encoding DUF1343 domain-containing protein, whose product is MRLSYALLLAGLFLLGPASSWAGEELAKQPETKGKTDGPAVLAGIDVLEANHFQGLEGKRVGLLTNQSAVDGHGLSTIEVFRRAPNVKLTALFCPEHGLYGATTAGAPVQSSVDVGTGLPIYSLYDDARKPTPEMLKNIDVMVFDIQDIGVRSYTFISTLGLAMEACGEAGIEFYVLDRPNPLGGDRIEGMPLNPNFRSFVGMWDIPYVHGMTVAELAWMIHGEKWIKKRPPLTVVPMRAWRRFMQWEDTGMDWVPPSPHIPTVESAFGYAVTGLWGEFPDLNNGVGYTTPFNLLGAAKLDPFPLQKALAARDLPGFAFQAAYYRPYYGPSKDLLLGGVRVLYKDRAKANLMQGAMVLMEEMQKASGRNFFQSLTPEKAAFFDKLCGGDTVRLHFLAGKPAQELVDSWEPYLLDFRARRAKYLLYRSYLPLAHPVKAAPHQVAKPEPVPLPTPANPPAKAAAPLPVPVSEVPLPAPAPEPVAKAQAVPEPVAKAQAVPTPPPVPKPKPETVKRATAVPPPAPPPEPVKKAIAAPAMPAPAPAPQPVVPAKPVTPPPAPAQPAVTLPPPVPPPAPTPVIIEPAPRAPMPAATAPAPAPAPVVPAPAPVVPATPPPAPRLTPPAAAPRPAEPTVTIFPPQVMSPQAPLRGAPADGASAPAAGGQVPSTNAPAPTMEPLPPPPDFIGQ
- a CDS encoding cation:proton antiporter, coding for MESLLFIRDLAVVLLVAAAIGALFRKLGLSLVVGYLVAGLIIGPHTPPFSLVSDVHRIETLSQLGLVFLMFFVGLELSLRRIRRLGISLVLATGLTAFLVFHLTKILAASLGWGPTPGLVLASMLMVSSSAIITKTLSEAGLTHETFAQRALGMMILEDVVAVVMLTLITARVSAEGASANLGRVMGLLGGFVVLLIVVGLLVVPRFLRRLAKASDADLKVSVVAGVLMGAAFLAAWAGYSVALGAFLLGVVVAETPFRDRVERAFVGVQGMFAVIFFVSIGMLIDWHQLIAHAWLILGVSIFSILVRVGCATGAHILSGRTVTGAFRTALVVTPIGEFSYIIAQVGVSSHKVPDYFYSLAVGISAVTAFTAPILLRFSEPLAERFDQIQPSWVRHFLTIYRGWLEAASHSLKRNNFWILTRPRITQVTVEILLLVGVLGFSPLVRQTLGEMEQQAVWLDGNGDLINGAYWLVVFSVSLGLAVAIWRNLAAMSMILSETAFPDPGSRLRGVAEGAIQCGAAIGLIFLFWVAMPFPLSGWWSVAVLVASVALFLLFFWRRLIRWHSHFLYSFNNALSEKSGRQVIQPASVDESDWGVELVEITLPEGAPYAGQSLRELDLRNQFNCIVVEVERQGFEIPNPGPDVQLYPGDKLLLLGNDLSIGRTRSFLEQSSSPTDATRSFAENTLETIVVPEESRRLTQSLAQLRIFTETGVQVLGIRRGATTLLNPGGSEMLQPGDRLLILAPLAEIRRFGAWLLG
- a CDS encoding type II toxin-antitoxin system RelE/ParE family toxin, with product MKKTFQIVFTDLSAAEMATLPTLLQLDILGQFEAGALPEEAEAADAEKFGRVEGQGRSLNRFRAGDYRIYYEVAPRERSLLIRRVLHKNTLKDFLFRSNLPGAGEDEALQDNPDFWKMMDERK